The nucleotide window CAGCTCGGACGGGCCGTACGGGCCCTTCAACGGCGGGCGCTGAGCCCGCCCGGCCGGGCCCCGGAGGGCTCGGCCGCTTCCCCCGCAGCCGCGTCGGCGCCGGTCTCTCGCGGCGGTGTCAGCTCCGGTCCAGCAGCAGCACGGCCACATCGTCCGTCAGCTCGCCGCCGTTGAGATCGCGTACTTCCCTGACCGAGGCATCCAGCAGCTCCTCGCCGCTGAGGCCGGCCGCCATCTTGCGGCTGACCAGCTCGGTCATGCCGTCCTGGCCGAGGCGCTGGTTGCCCACCCCGATGCGGCCCTCGATCAGCCCGTCGGTGTACATCATCAGGCTCCAGGAGCCGCCCAGTTCGATCTGCCGGCGCGGCCAGCGGGCGTGCGGCAGCAGGCCGAGCGCCGGGCCGCCGAATTCGTAGGGCAGCAGCTGCGGGCTCTCGCCGGCCCGGGCCAGCAGCGGTGCGGGGTGGCCGGCCAGGCACAGCCCGGCGCGGCGGCCGTCCGCGGAGATGTCGACGGTGCACAGCGTCGCGAAGATCTCGTCATCCGCGCGCTCGTGCTCCAGCACCTTCTGGAGGGTGGCGAGCAGTTCGTCACCGGACAGGCCGGCGAAGGTCAGCGCGCGCCAGGCGATCCGCAGCTCGACGCCGAGGGCGGCCTCGTCGGGGCCGTGGCCGCAGACATCGCCGATCATCGCGTGGACGGTGCCGTCCGGGGTGCGGACGGTGTCGTAGAAGTCGCCGCCGAGCAGCGCGCGGCTGCGGCCGGGGCGGTAGCAGGCGGCGAAGCGCAGATCGGAGCCGTCGAGCAGGGGCGTGGGCAGCAGGCCCCGCTCCAGCCGGGCGTTCTCCTGGGCG belongs to Streptomyces sp. NBC_01454 and includes:
- a CDS encoding PP2C family protein-serine/threonine phosphatase; translated protein: MPVPVPHQRTVVLPHQAGPVDDACAKTARVADVPGARDATAQGVRAPAPAAGQEAQPAVQGFREPTLPQSAEQRLSADHGTTHQGLTLLLIGEDPNSHVPEMWDWAGRKVRLRTARNLTEAARLLTDDVHCILLDLSPQAPEDRAERDAAHAAEGDELGVLRDVLRLAPSHAVLVLTYETDAERAADAVRVGAQDYLFRDELDGAVLSRAVRYAVERKRADLAQRQLTESRMLAQENARLERGLLPTPLLDGSDLRFAACYRPGRSRALLGGDFYDTVRTPDGTVHAMIGDVCGHGPDEAALGVELRIAWRALTFAGLSGDELLATLQKVLEHERADDEIFATLCTVDISADGRRAGLCLAGHPAPLLARAGESPQLLPYEFGGPALGLLPHARWPRRQIELGGSWSLMMYTDGLIEGRIGVGNQRLGQDGMTELVSRKMAAGLSGEELLDASVREVRDLNGGELTDDVAVLLLDRS